One stretch of Pigmentiphaga aceris DNA includes these proteins:
- a CDS encoding efflux RND transporter periplasmic adaptor subunit: protein MKSLFLRLGLRLGTVPLALLAAAVLTGCFDGAGARNARAAVPTAAAPVAYAAVARGKVDVEGGLLELGTTEEGQVESVAVKEGARVAKGDVLFHLGTQDAQLEVDLAQAELRRTEAALRVQGAGMPAARQTAQRLGEAARAGASDQQRADDATRHVQEIAESVTLAQADVAIARQRLSLARHRLERRTVRAPQAGTVLSLYVQPGSMVGTRASRPLMVLLPDRPLIVRAEVNESFVGRLKPGMRAEVAVVSDTRGAPIAGQLARVGQTFSPSRLDDDAALRANVRVVESVVVFTGPAALRIGQNVQVTFYD from the coding sequence ATGAAGTCACTATTTTTGCGACTCGGTTTGCGACTCGGCACAGTACCCCTGGCGCTGCTTGCGGCGGCGGTGCTGACCGGCTGCTTCGACGGGGCGGGTGCACGCAACGCACGCGCTGCCGTGCCCACGGCCGCTGCGCCCGTTGCCTACGCGGCGGTTGCGCGTGGCAAGGTCGATGTCGAAGGTGGCTTGCTGGAACTCGGCACGACCGAAGAAGGACAAGTGGAAAGCGTGGCGGTGAAAGAGGGTGCGCGGGTTGCGAAGGGCGATGTCCTGTTCCACCTGGGTACCCAGGACGCACAGCTGGAAGTCGACCTGGCCCAGGCCGAACTGCGCCGCACCGAAGCCGCCTTGCGGGTACAGGGTGCCGGCATGCCCGCCGCCCGCCAGACTGCGCAGCGCCTGGGCGAAGCCGCGCGCGCGGGTGCCAGCGACCAGCAGCGTGCCGACGACGCAACGCGCCATGTGCAGGAAATTGCTGAATCCGTGACGCTTGCGCAGGCCGATGTCGCGATTGCCCGTCAGCGTCTGAGCCTGGCGCGTCATCGTCTGGAACGCCGCACGGTGCGGGCTCCGCAGGCAGGCACCGTGCTGTCGCTGTATGTGCAGCCCGGCAGCATGGTGGGCACGCGCGCCAGCCGTCCCTTGATGGTGTTGTTGCCAGACCGGCCGCTGATCGTGCGCGCTGAGGTCAACGAGAGTTTTGTCGGACGACTGAAACCGGGCATGCGTGCCGAGGTGGCAGTGGTGTCGGACACGCGTGGTGCCCCCATTGCCGGCCAATTGGCGCGGGTCGGGCAGACCTTTTCCCCAAGCCGCCTGGATGACGACGCCGCCTTGCGCGCCAACGTCCGGGTAGTCGAAAGCGTCGTGGTGTTTACCGGGCCTGCCGCATTGCGCATCGGCCAGAACGTACAGGTGACTTTTTATGATTGA
- a CDS encoding VOC family protein, translating into MMKKLTWFNNVENRTHPWEGLGITWLTTALNVRDVRAALDFYTDVMGMASIAEMEGDDGDLLFARIRYRGTNLTINKEGWYSDLKAPQTSGSPTPFIFYVYVDDVVSLAGEMVQAGSTMLNEPEEMFWGDLRARVQDPFGFIWDLAQKI; encoded by the coding sequence ATGATGAAAAAATTGACTTGGTTCAACAACGTCGAAAACCGGACTCATCCATGGGAAGGTTTGGGTATCACCTGGCTGACGACCGCGCTAAACGTTCGCGATGTCAGAGCCGCCCTTGATTTTTATACCGATGTAATGGGCATGGCATCAATCGCCGAAATGGAGGGAGACGACGGCGACTTATTGTTCGCCCGGATTCGCTATCGCGGAACGAACCTCACTATCAACAAAGAAGGGTGGTATTCAGACCTGAAGGCACCACAAACATCGGGCTCGCCGACGCCATTCATATTCTATGTGTATGTTGATGACGTGGTGTCGCTCGCTGGCGAGATGGTGCAAGCAGGATCGACGATGCTGAACGAGCCAGAGGAAATGTTCTGGGGAGATCTGAGAGCGCGAGTTCAGGATCCGTTCGGGTTTATTTGGGATCTGGCGCAAAAAATCTGA
- a CDS encoding ABC transporter ATP-binding protein, whose amino-acid sequence MSQPAFGHARQGSRAEPVLAASVLAPFADQPPAASLEAVGISKSFVAGVVQVKVLQKLSVAILPAELTLVSGPSGCGKSTLLSLLSGLQAPDMGTVEALGQSLCDLNKRALERFRLQHTGFVFQGFNLFPALTAVEQVQLPLGYLGMSDRQALERAMSALDEVGMTHRAQLRPAQLSGGEKQRIAIARALAKEPQLLFADEPTSALDAENGQNVIDILHRIARRHGTTVVCVSHDPRLVRHADRVLSMEDGAIRSDWRPGMPGNPVAYPMTPMSPMPGNGALNVVGHSSVDAPPSTQYHSDKGRQA is encoded by the coding sequence GTGTCGCAACCCGCATTCGGCCACGCCCGGCAAGGTTCACGCGCCGAACCTGTGCTTGCCGCGTCGGTCCTCGCGCCGTTTGCCGATCAGCCGCCTGCGGCCAGCCTGGAAGCGGTGGGCATCAGCAAGTCCTTCGTCGCTGGCGTGGTGCAGGTGAAGGTGCTGCAAAAGCTGTCCGTCGCCATTTTGCCGGCCGAGTTGACCTTGGTGTCTGGGCCTTCTGGCTGCGGCAAGAGCACCTTGTTGTCTTTGCTGAGTGGCCTGCAAGCCCCCGACATGGGCACGGTCGAGGCGTTGGGTCAGTCGCTGTGTGATCTGAACAAACGGGCGCTGGAGCGGTTTCGCCTGCAACACACGGGTTTTGTCTTCCAGGGCTTCAACCTGTTCCCTGCCTTGACGGCGGTGGAACAGGTGCAGTTACCGCTGGGCTATCTGGGTATGTCTGACCGGCAGGCGCTGGAACGTGCCATGTCTGCACTGGATGAGGTTGGCATGACACATCGGGCGCAACTGCGTCCTGCGCAATTGTCGGGCGGCGAGAAGCAGCGCATTGCGATTGCGCGCGCACTAGCCAAGGAACCGCAGCTGCTGTTTGCTGACGAGCCAACCAGCGCGCTCGATGCGGAAAACGGGCAGAACGTGATCGACATTCTGCATCGCATTGCGCGCCGGCATGGCACGACCGTGGTGTGTGTCAGCCATGACCCGCGACTGGTGCGGCACGCCGATCGCGTGCTGAGCATGGAAGACGGTGCAATCCGCAGCGACTGGCGGCCGGGCATGCCGGGCAATCCAGTGGCTTATCCAATGACGCCGATGTCGCCGATGCCTGGCAATGGCGCATTGAATGTGGTTGGGCATTCGTCGGTTGATGCACCGCCATCCACCCAATACCACTCTGACAAAGGCCGTCAGGCATGA
- a CDS encoding alpha/beta hydrolase encodes MSIVDNEFVLEGGRTGVMLIHGLTGTPNEMRVVAKGLHRAGFTVYCVQLAGHCGTEEDLLATTWRDWYASVEAGAERLKKRVDNLFVGGLSMGALLALRLAAQRPDLVDGVAAYATMFRHDGWSMPAFTRLAFLLPVFRALGIGRHRSFLEQPPYGIKDENLRKRIVAQMQSGDSSAAGLPGNPWWAVAEMSVLSSTVRRQLRDIQSPCLVVHATEDDVASLRNAELIARRVTQAPVEMLLLKDSYHMVTIDRERRTVINKTIEFINRIVDEKGKAMGAAA; translated from the coding sequence ATGAGCATCGTCGACAACGAATTTGTGCTGGAAGGCGGCCGTACCGGCGTGATGCTGATCCACGGCCTGACCGGCACGCCCAACGAGATGCGTGTGGTGGCCAAGGGCCTGCACCGCGCGGGGTTCACGGTGTATTGCGTGCAACTGGCCGGGCATTGCGGCACAGAAGAAGACCTGTTGGCCACCACTTGGCGCGACTGGTATGCCAGCGTCGAAGCCGGAGCAGAGCGCCTGAAAAAACGGGTCGACAACCTGTTCGTCGGTGGTCTGTCGATGGGGGCCTTGCTGGCCTTGCGGCTGGCCGCGCAACGGCCCGACCTGGTTGATGGCGTGGCGGCTTACGCCACCATGTTCCGCCACGACGGCTGGAGCATGCCCGCGTTCACGCGCCTGGCATTCCTGCTGCCGGTGTTCCGCGCACTGGGCATCGGACGGCACCGCAGCTTCCTGGAACAGCCACCTTACGGCATCAAGGACGAAAACCTGCGCAAGCGCATCGTGGCGCAGATGCAGTCGGGCGACAGCAGCGCGGCCGGACTGCCGGGCAACCCCTGGTGGGCCGTGGCCGAGATGAGCGTGTTGTCGTCAACGGTACGACGCCAGCTGCGCGACATTCAGTCGCCATGCCTGGTGGTCCATGCCACGGAAGACGACGTGGCCAGCCTGCGCAATGCGGAATTGATCGCGCGACGTGTCACGCAGGCACCGGTGGAAATGCTGTTGTTGAAAGACAGTTATCACATGGTCACCATCGACCGCGAGCGGCGCACCGTGATCAATAAGACCATTGAGTTCATCAACCGCATCGTCGACGAAAAAGGCAAGGCCATGGGGGCGGCGGCATGA
- a CDS encoding MtnX-like HAD-IB family phosphatase produces the protein MIEQTLSRMNPAATPVQLDADSPWIVQCDFDGTISLRDVTDTLLQRFAKPGWEDLEAAWELGEIGSRECMAGQIALLDMSAEEMEAHLQGIAIDPHFADFVALARKLGAPVQVVSDGMDLVIRYLLGLIGLDDLPVIANRLVQVGERSWRLDFPYASEDCKRASGNCKCERLAEQLQHHEHVLFVGDSTSDFCVSGQASFVLAKYRLIDHCVDNDIDHAPIQGFDDAIRLLPALIAHERVTA, from the coding sequence ATGATTGAACAAACACTCTCCCGCATGAACCCGGCCGCGACGCCCGTGCAACTGGACGCCGATTCCCCGTGGATCGTGCAATGCGACTTCGACGGCACGATCAGCCTGCGTGACGTGACCGACACCTTGCTGCAACGCTTTGCCAAGCCCGGCTGGGAAGACCTGGAAGCCGCCTGGGAGCTGGGTGAGATCGGGTCGCGCGAATGCATGGCCGGGCAGATTGCCCTGCTGGACATGAGTGCCGAAGAGATGGAAGCCCATTTGCAAGGCATCGCCATCGACCCGCACTTTGCCGACTTCGTGGCCTTGGCGCGCAAGCTGGGTGCGCCGGTGCAGGTGGTCAGCGACGGCATGGACCTGGTGATCCGTTACCTGCTGGGCCTGATCGGCCTGGACGATCTGCCGGTGATCGCCAATCGTCTGGTGCAAGTGGGCGAACGCAGCTGGCGGCTGGACTTCCCGTATGCGTCGGAAGACTGCAAGCGGGCCAGCGGCAACTGCAAGTGCGAGCGTCTGGCCGAGCAACTGCAGCACCATGAACACGTGCTGTTCGTGGGCGACAGCACCTCGGATTTCTGCGTGTCTGGCCAAGCCAGCTTTGTGCTTGCCAAGTACCGCCTGATCGATCACTGCGTGGACAACGACATCGACCACGCGCCCATTCAGGGCTTCGACGACGCGATTCGTCTGCTGCCTGCCCTGATTGCTCACGAGCGAGTCACAGCATGA
- a CDS encoding EamA family transporter: MSTELSTGMPAIAIVLWIANVLVDSGGQLAFKAAAGDPDAGAGVARWKWMLARRWIWVGIACYVAEFVLWLSFLSLVPLSEGVLLGSINIVAIMIAGRYWFAEKLTRLRVAGMVLISIGVAVVGLQ, translated from the coding sequence ATGAGCACTGAGTTGAGCACCGGCATGCCGGCCATCGCCATCGTGCTGTGGATTGCCAACGTGCTGGTCGACAGTGGCGGGCAGCTTGCCTTCAAGGCGGCTGCCGGTGACCCCGATGCAGGGGCAGGTGTGGCGCGCTGGAAGTGGATGTTGGCGCGGCGTTGGATCTGGGTTGGCATTGCCTGCTATGTGGCCGAGTTCGTGCTGTGGTTGTCCTTCCTGTCGCTGGTGCCGCTGTCTGAAGGCGTGCTGTTGGGTTCGATCAACATCGTGGCCATCATGATCGCCGGGCGCTACTGGTTTGCCGAAAAACTGACGCGCCTGCGGGTGGCGGGCATGGTGTTGATTTCAATCGGTGTTGCCGTCGTGGGGCTTCAGTAA
- a CDS encoding GNAT family N-acetyltransferase: MDHPILPATVAEHYALRPICATDATAWYDYLREPDVVQHTSWNLGGEAQLEAQIRAQYLSTVVDHPIRFALVALSSDKLVGTVGFNGVVQAHRHAEIAYDLAPGYWGQGLAGHACMAVVQWGISCMGLNRIHAHVLDTNTRSIRVLEKCGFQLEGTLRQYRMVRDEPRDFLLYALLAEDLTGDSAKG, from the coding sequence TTGGACCATCCTATTCTCCCGGCCACCGTGGCTGAGCACTACGCCTTGCGCCCGATCTGCGCGACCGACGCCACTGCCTGGTACGACTATCTGCGTGAACCTGATGTGGTCCAGCACACGAGCTGGAATCTGGGCGGCGAGGCGCAGCTTGAAGCGCAGATTCGTGCGCAATATCTGAGCACAGTGGTGGATCATCCAATCCGGTTTGCGTTGGTGGCGCTGTCCAGTGACAAGCTGGTCGGGACGGTTGGTTTCAACGGGGTGGTGCAGGCACATCGACATGCAGAGATTGCCTATGACCTGGCACCCGGCTATTGGGGCCAAGGTTTGGCGGGACATGCGTGCATGGCGGTCGTGCAGTGGGGAATCAGCTGCATGGGATTGAACCGTATCCACGCCCATGTGCTGGACACCAACACGCGGTCGATTCGGGTGTTGGAGAAATGCGGTTTTCAGCTGGAAGGCACACTGCGCCAATATCGCATGGTCAGAGATGAGCCGCGCGACTTCCTGCTTTATGCGCTATTGGCTGAGGACCTGACAGGTGATTCGGCCAAGGGCTGA
- a CDS encoding DMT family transporter, protein MRRFYLLGFLALMAFDTLAQISFKYAATQALPLEFSADWLLRVFGQPWIYGAFVGYIGAFFAWMTLLQHAPIGPAFAASHLELVSVMLLSVYLFDERIGPWQVVGALTIIAGIVCLALGEAELGGEAGDSVPPAPAHGTSSRTHADGHAH, encoded by the coding sequence ATGCGCCGTTTTTACCTGCTTGGTTTTCTGGCGCTGATGGCTTTCGATACCCTGGCCCAGATCAGCTTCAAATACGCTGCTACCCAGGCCTTGCCGCTTGAATTCTCGGCCGACTGGTTGCTGCGTGTGTTTGGCCAGCCCTGGATTTACGGTGCCTTCGTGGGCTACATCGGCGCGTTCTTCGCGTGGATGACGCTGCTTCAGCACGCCCCCATCGGGCCTGCGTTTGCTGCGTCCCACCTGGAACTGGTGTCGGTCATGCTGCTGTCCGTCTACCTGTTCGATGAACGTATCGGGCCGTGGCAAGTGGTTGGCGCATTGACGATCATCGCCGGCATTGTCTGCCTGGCCTTGGGTGAGGCCGAGCTTGGCGGCGAAGCAGGCGACAGCGTGCCGCCAGCCCCTGCCCACGGAACCAGTTCACGTACCCATGCCGACGGTCACGCCCACTAG
- a CDS encoding TetR/AcrR family transcriptional regulator has translation MRQSKRTNILDAAIRVINREGVTAVTFDSVAAEAALTRGGMLYHFASRDELIQGLNQYLANQWEENLEKSAGKPFEQTTADERLGAYIRVGTRAATRAELLFLLEFSKNPSLSEPWLRIIDRWAPPEPQISDDPQAFTRFMLRLAADGLWAYDYISGRPMDVKLRQHLGKELEKVLETSAAPSDGTKAEDTVQTSKRTRKKTPPSSGLH, from the coding sequence ATGCGCCAGAGCAAGCGTACGAACATTCTTGACGCCGCCATCCGAGTAATCAACCGTGAAGGTGTCACCGCCGTCACCTTCGATTCGGTGGCAGCCGAAGCGGCGTTGACACGAGGCGGCATGCTTTATCACTTCGCATCCCGTGATGAGTTGATTCAGGGTCTTAACCAGTATCTAGCCAACCAATGGGAAGAAAACCTGGAGAAGAGCGCTGGCAAGCCGTTCGAGCAAACAACGGCCGACGAACGACTAGGGGCATATATTCGTGTTGGAACTCGCGCCGCAACACGCGCCGAACTGCTTTTTCTGCTGGAATTTTCCAAAAATCCGTCATTGAGCGAGCCGTGGCTGCGAATCATTGATCGTTGGGCCCCGCCAGAGCCACAAATTTCAGATGACCCGCAGGCATTCACCCGATTCATGCTCCGTTTAGCGGCTGACGGGCTCTGGGCGTATGACTATATCTCTGGGCGTCCTATGGACGTAAAGCTTCGCCAGCATTTGGGCAAGGAACTGGAAAAAGTTCTCGAAACAAGCGCAGCGCCTTCCGATGGAACTAAGGCCGAAGACACGGTGCAAACGTCAAAGCGAACCAGGAAAAAAACGCCGCCCTCGTCCGGACTTCATTGA
- a CDS encoding DegT/DnrJ/EryC1/StrS family aminotransferase, whose translation MHQDSERRVVVVPAYTCPLVALAVAHCGLELRVCELLPDSLDMDPAHLSQLCDANTLAVIPTHLAGRIADVPTACRIAHAFDAWVIEDAAQALGATVEGRSVGLQGDVAFFSLAVGKGLTMFEGGVLFTAHDALRAPLHNAASTEAPARIGWELRRSVELLGYAALYRPAGLRLAYGRPLRRDLARHDWIAAAGDEFDLDIPLHRPGAWRQSVARRALMRLPGFLVQTAQGAARWRACLQNIAGLTCMGDAAGQGVWPVMLVLLPDQTVRDAVLNRLWGSGYGLSLPFVHTLPDYAYLRAVVPAAESDALPNARALAGRLLAIGNSPWVTDADRTVVCEVLKEALAAAVRG comes from the coding sequence ATGCATCAGGACAGTGAGCGACGCGTCGTCGTTGTGCCTGCCTACACCTGTCCGCTGGTAGCCTTGGCAGTGGCCCATTGCGGACTCGAATTGCGTGTGTGTGAACTGTTGCCAGACAGTCTGGACATGGACCCGGCGCACTTGTCCCAGCTGTGTGATGCCAACACGCTGGCGGTGATTCCCACCCACTTGGCGGGGCGCATTGCCGATGTGCCTACGGCTTGTCGAATTGCCCACGCGTTTGATGCGTGGGTCATCGAAGACGCTGCGCAGGCCCTGGGTGCCACGGTGGAAGGGCGATCAGTCGGCCTGCAGGGCGACGTGGCATTTTTCAGTCTTGCCGTCGGCAAAGGACTGACCATGTTCGAAGGCGGCGTGCTGTTCACGGCGCACGATGCCCTGCGTGCGCCTTTGCATAACGCGGCGTCTACAGAAGCGCCTGCACGTATTGGCTGGGAGCTGCGCCGAAGCGTGGAATTGCTGGGCTATGCCGCCTTGTATCGGCCAGCCGGTTTGCGTCTGGCTTATGGCCGACCCTTGCGGCGTGACCTGGCGCGACATGACTGGATTGCGGCGGCGGGCGACGAATTCGATCTGGATATTCCACTGCATCGCCCCGGCGCATGGCGGCAATCCGTGGCGCGTCGGGCATTGATGCGTTTGCCTGGCTTCCTGGTGCAGACGGCGCAAGGTGCAGCACGATGGCGTGCGTGTCTGCAAAATATCGCCGGACTGACGTGCATGGGTGACGCAGCGGGGCAGGGCGTCTGGCCCGTGATGCTGGTATTGCTGCCTGACCAGACGGTGCGCGATGCCGTGTTGAATCGTCTGTGGGGCAGTGGCTATGGGCTGAGCCTGCCCTTTGTCCATACCTTGCCTGATTATGCGTATCTGCGAGCCGTGGTGCCTGCCGCTGAATCTGACGCGCTGCCTAACGCGCGCGCTTTGGCCGGACGTTTGCTGGCGATCGGCAACAGCCCGTGGGTGACGGATGCCGATCGAACGGTGGTGTGCGAGGTGCTGAAAGAAGCGCTGGCAGCGGCTGTGCGCGGATAA
- a CDS encoding ABC transporter permease, giving the protein MIALGRKTLIYEWRRFLPAVLAVGFCGVLLAVQAALVLGIFGSAAIYVTGSSGDLWAGYPGTQSVNFGRPIGPDVEMRLRMDPEVSRVEPYVWVDGDWRDRSNAHGGVSVFVSGIDTAPDASMFSRFLSAGSRELLRVPGTVIVDRADLEQLGVGLDGVGWVNGARVRVVGVVNGLRALGGVNVLASLDTARGMVSGPAPADLATYFVARLRDPRRAEEVRARMHADSAFGPFEVWTAREFARRSQHYWLFGTGAGVAVMFMAGIVCLVGAVITSQSLMAMVLASTREYATLNALGASFAALSRVVLEQSVWVGGLGVIVATAASALLLAVAAGRDVPVAMSLQVGLICGGLVLGLALVSGLIAVRGLWRADPAMLLR; this is encoded by the coding sequence ATGATCGCACTCGGCCGCAAAACGCTGATCTACGAATGGCGTCGGTTCCTGCCGGCCGTGTTGGCGGTGGGATTCTGCGGCGTCTTGCTGGCGGTTCAGGCTGCATTGGTGCTGGGAATTTTTGGCAGTGCGGCAATTTATGTCACCGGTTCGTCGGGCGACTTGTGGGCAGGTTACCCAGGCACGCAAAGCGTGAACTTCGGACGCCCGATCGGCCCCGATGTGGAAATGCGACTGCGCATGGACCCGGAAGTCAGCCGCGTCGAACCCTATGTCTGGGTCGATGGCGACTGGCGCGACCGCAGCAATGCGCACGGTGGCGTGTCGGTATTTGTGTCCGGCATCGACACGGCACCTGATGCATCCATGTTCTCGCGTTTCCTGTCCGCTGGCAGCCGCGAACTGCTGCGTGTGCCCGGCACCGTCATCGTCGATCGCGCCGATCTTGAACAGCTTGGCGTCGGACTCGACGGTGTGGGCTGGGTCAATGGTGCCCGGGTGCGGGTGGTGGGTGTGGTCAATGGCCTGCGGGCCTTGGGCGGGGTGAATGTGCTGGCGTCGCTGGACACGGCGCGCGGCATGGTCAGCGGTCCGGCCCCGGCCGACCTGGCCACGTACTTCGTCGCCCGGCTGCGTGACCCGCGTCGTGCCGAAGAAGTGCGCGCCCGCATGCACGCCGATTCCGCATTCGGTCCCTTCGAAGTCTGGACCGCGCGTGAATTCGCGCGTCGCTCGCAGCATTACTGGTTGTTCGGCACTGGTGCAGGTGTTGCCGTGATGTTCATGGCCGGCATCGTATGCCTGGTCGGGGCGGTGATCACCAGCCAGTCCTTGATGGCCATGGTGTTGGCATCTACCCGTGAATACGCCACCTTGAACGCCCTGGGTGCGAGCTTTGCCGCACTCAGCCGCGTGGTGCTTGAACAATCGGTATGGGTGGGAGGCCTGGGAGTGATCGTGGCCACCGCGGCCAGCGCCTTGCTGCTTGCCGTGGCAGCTGGGCGCGATGTACCCGTGGCCATGTCTTTGCAGGTCGGTTTGATCTGCGGCGGTCTGGTGCTTGGCCTGGCGCTGGTGTCCGGGCTGATTGCCGTGCGTGGTTTATGGCGCGCCGATCCGGCGATGTTGCTGCGATGA
- a CDS encoding efflux transporter outer membrane subunit, translated as MSAARLLLASIAAVGLSALGACASVEPVVLPNTVPAVYQQGGAASLSAEPAPDLRSWWQSFHDPVLDGLVSQALEQNLGLAQARSRLRQARQLATRANVGYLPGVSFNTRNAQDASAIDTFFQASLDAVWELGLFGAREATQMQGEGAIAGVLADTQAARVSVVAEVVRNYLDLRAAQQRLDGIDRLRALETRALSLEDVRVRTGQAPASERAQVQSRLAQLDAESAEPRAAIHAAAQGLAVLLGRTAPDAQWFDTASLPQLSTPSLTQVPADLLRTRPEIRKAEAHVLETAGDLGLARSALYPRVVLGASYLYSYNVTQNRPARFNNLPIIGPVIDVPLFDWGRRRSNVDAQQAALDAALLAYREALVVGVGETETALSAFDQQSRRLADRERALSVLDAGVASQRVLQRQGLSSEFDGLSLQRARRQAEMDLTGALASRALAFVALYKALGGAPLPSDADMADVTPVNTNHQLATSQTASAEATP; from the coding sequence TTGTCTGCCGCCCGTCTCTTGCTCGCTTCGATCGCCGCCGTCGGCCTGTCGGCGCTGGGGGCGTGCGCCAGTGTAGAGCCGGTGGTGCTGCCCAACACCGTGCCCGCTGTCTACCAGCAAGGCGGGGCAGCCAGCCTGAGCGCCGAGCCTGCGCCCGATTTGCGCAGCTGGTGGCAGAGCTTCCACGACCCGGTGCTCGATGGCCTGGTGTCCCAGGCCCTGGAACAGAATCTGGGCCTGGCCCAGGCACGCAGCCGCTTGCGCCAGGCGCGTCAACTGGCTACGCGTGCCAACGTGGGTTATCTGCCGGGCGTCAGCTTCAATACCCGCAATGCGCAGGACGCCTCTGCCATCGACACCTTCTTCCAGGCCAGCCTGGACGCCGTGTGGGAATTGGGCTTGTTCGGTGCGCGCGAAGCCACCCAGATGCAAGGCGAGGGTGCTATTGCAGGCGTCTTGGCCGATACGCAGGCGGCCCGTGTGTCGGTGGTGGCGGAAGTGGTGCGCAATTATCTCGATCTGCGTGCTGCGCAACAACGGCTGGACGGTATCGATCGGCTGCGCGCATTGGAAACCCGGGCGCTGAGCTTGGAAGACGTGCGTGTACGCACCGGCCAGGCTCCGGCCAGCGAGCGCGCGCAGGTGCAGTCACGTCTGGCGCAGCTGGATGCCGAATCTGCCGAGCCACGTGCGGCCATTCACGCAGCCGCACAAGGGCTTGCGGTCTTGCTAGGGCGAACCGCGCCCGATGCGCAGTGGTTCGACACTGCTTCCTTGCCGCAGCTGTCCACGCCGTCGCTTACGCAGGTGCCCGCCGATCTGCTGCGCACACGGCCTGAAATCCGCAAAGCCGAAGCCCATGTGCTGGAAACCGCCGGCGACCTGGGCTTGGCACGTTCGGCGCTGTATCCGCGTGTGGTGCTGGGCGCGTCCTACCTGTATTCCTACAACGTCACTCAGAACCGTCCGGCGCGATTCAACAATCTGCCGATCATCGGCCCGGTGATCGACGTACCTTTGTTCGATTGGGGACGCCGCCGCAGCAACGTGGACGCACAGCAAGCTGCGCTGGACGCTGCCCTGCTGGCCTATCGCGAAGCCTTGGTGGTGGGCGTGGGCGAAACCGAAACCGCGCTGTCTGCATTCGATCAGCAAAGCCGTCGTCTGGCGGATCGCGAACGCGCACTGTCGGTACTGGATGCTGGCGTTGCCTCGCAACGCGTGTTGCAGCGCCAGGGGCTGTCCAGTGAGTTCGATGGGCTGTCTTTGCAGCGTGCGCGTCGTCAGGCCGAAATGGACTTGACCGGCGCGCTGGCCTCGCGCGCGCTGGCCTTTGTTGCCTTGTACAAGGCGCTGGGTGGTGCGCCCTTGCCAAGCGATGCGGACATGGCCGATGTGACCCCGGTAAATACGAACCACCAGCTCGCCACTTCCCAGACTGCAAGCGCCGAGGCAACACCATGA